The following nucleotide sequence is from Chryseobacterium sp. CY350.
TCTCTCCATTTTCTACAGAAGTTGCTGCAGGATGCACAAAATCCGGATAATCTACACTGTCAGTAGAAAATGTTCCAAAATCCTGGACTTCAAACTGCTCTTCAAGATGTTTTTTCAAGATTTCTTTATATTCAAAACCGGCGTGATCTGCGGCAATAGCGATTTTTCTTTTCATTTTATCTATTGTTATTAAATCTTATGACAAAGTTACGTTAAATTCAAATTTAATTATGCAAAATTGAAAGCTTTATCACAATCTACATCTTCTAAATGCCATCGAAAATTGAGAAATAATAAAAGAAAAATTCCTTCACATGAATTGTTTTAATGCTTATGATGAGTTAAAAGTATAGAGAAATTTTAAAAACAAATCAACACAGATTAAATTATAAAGAGACTAAAAAACTTAAGATATACTGTAACTACCTGATAAACAATATACAATAATCTAAAAAACTATTATAACTATTTTACTCACAAAATGTGATTTACACACTCATAAAATGTGAAATGTACTGTGAATAACTGTGGAAAACTTTTCTGAACTAAATCTTTCACAATTCAACAAAAGCATTACCGAAAGTTGCCTCCAAATATTATCACCAAAACTTTCAAAATCTTTCCTGTGAGAAATCTCAACTTTCTCCATAAGAAAGAAACTAATAATTTGTTTTGTGTAAAAGTTATCCGTATTTGTTAATAAGTCCTGAAAAATCCATCCTTTCAATAAATTACATTGTGAATTAAATATGAATTAAACTCAAACTGTATGTTATGAACTATTATCATAAAAGTTATCCCCGAAACTCACATCACTCAACAACAACTATCATTCTTTTTTTTTTATATAAAGAAATTAATGTTGAATAATGAATGATGGGTTTGTGGGAAGTTTTTTGAAAACTTTTGTCACTTTCGATCTTTTGCAAAAGTTTAAAATCTTACATTTGTGAAACAATATTTAGAAAATATTAACGAGTCCGAATGAATTTAGACTGAGTACTGATTCATCAAAACGATTTCTAAAAAAAATGAATTAATCAATATATGAAAACAATTAGTGATTTCAATTTTAAAGATAAAAAAGCTTTGGTACGAGTCGACTTTAATGTACCGCAGGACGACCAGCTGAAAATTACCGATAACACAAGAATTTCGGCAGTGAAACCGACAGTGGATAAAATCATAAATGATGGTGGTTCTGTAATTCTTATGACGCATCTTGGGAGACCAAAAGGTGAAGTAAAAGATGAATTCTCTCTAAAGCATATTGTGACTGAAGTTTCTGAAGTTCTTGGGTACGAAGTGAAATTTGTAGACGAGTCAATAGGAGAGAAGGCCGAGAAAGCTGCTTCTGATCTACAGCCTGGCCAAATCTTATTATTGGAAAATCTACGTTTTCATAATGAAGAAGAAAAAGGAGATGAGGCATTTGCTGAAAAGCTTTCAAAGTTAGGCGATGCATACGTAAACGACGCGTTCGGTACTGCACACAGAGCACACGCTTCTACAGCTGTTATTGCAAATTATTTTAAATCAACTAAATTTTTCGGTTTGTTGATGGCAGACGAACTAAAAGCTATAGATAAAGTGCTTAAAAGTGGCGAAAAGCCTGTTACAGCTATTTTAGGAGGCTCTAAAGTTTCAACTAAAATTACCATTATAGAAAATATTTTGCCTGCAGTCGACAATTTAATTATCGGTGGAGGTATGGCATTTACATTTATTAAAGCGCTTGGTGGGAAGATAGGAAATTCTCTTGTGGAAGAAGATAAATTACCGTTAGCTCTGGAAATATTAGGAAAAGCAAAAGAACATAATGTAAAAGTATATCTACCTTCTGACACTATTATTGCTGAAAGTTTCAGTAACGATGCAGATAGAAAAGAGTGTGATATCTATGCAATTCCTGAAGGATGGATGGGAATGGATGCTGGTCCGAGATCTCGCGAACAGTTCAATGATGTTTTGCTTGATTCTAGAACGATCTTGTGGAATGGACCGATAGGAGTTTTTGAAATGTCAAATTTCTCTGCCGGAACCGAAGCGTTAGGAGACAGCATTGCTGAAGCAACAAAGATGGGTGCATTTTCTTTAGTTGGTGGAGGAGACAGTGTAGCTTTTGTTAAGCAATTTGGTTATGCCGACAAAGTAAGTTATGTGTCAACCGGAGGAGGCGCAATGTTGGAAAGTCTAGAAGGTTTAGAACTTCCAGGTATTGCCGCTATTAATAAATAAGTTATATTAAATATAAAATTTAAGTCTGCTGAGTTCTTCGGCAGACTTTTTTATTTTACCTTTTTAGATCTGAATTTAGTTTTTCGAATTTTAAAAAGTCAATTTAAAAAAAATTCAGTAGAATATGTGTATATGTTACAATTTGAATTTTCATTTACAAAATTTCTAATTTTTAAAACAGCTTATATTCTAAAGAAACTGTAAGTTTAAAAGTATTTCCATTTTCTAAAGACCTTCCATTTAAGTTTGTTTATTTAAAAGTCAAAAATTTATTTGATCTAAGATTGAAATTAGTAATTTTATAAATTCAAATTATCAAGATTGTAATATATATAAAAAACAAAACTCATGAAAAAATCGTGAGTTTTCTTTAAATTTTGTCGAAATAGATGAAATTTGGCTTTCATAAATGGCTTAAAAATCGATTTTCTACTTTTTTTCGATAATATATATCATACTTGAAAATTCATTCGAAAAAAGGGCTTTTGCATTAGAAATCGTTCCGTGAAAGACTGCTTTTAGCCAAAATAGGGATGATTTTTTGTATTTTTCGCTCAACATCGAAATATAATACGAATCTAAAACTAAGGGTTTGATTTTTCTCATTTTCCAGTTTGGCTTTTTTGAAATAAGATTTTCCATACCAGATTTTGAAAAATGGTAGATGTGTCTCGGCACATCATAAGCCGCCCAGAATTCTTTATAATGTTTTGCGTCGTAAGAAGTAGGGTTGGGGACAGCAATAATTAGTAGTCCTTTTTCATTTAATTTCGAATTGAAGACTTCCAACATTTCGTCCTGATTTTCTATATGTTCGAAGACATGCCATAACGTAATTGCATCTAAAGATCCGTTTTCTATGGTATCTAAATCATCAATTATTTTTGCTTTAATAATTTTACTTTTCGCTGCTTTTCTGGCATCTGAATCTGGCTCGAAACCGAAAGTTTGAAAGTCATTTTCTATAAATTTTACAAATTCGCCTGCTCCACATCCATAATCCAATACTTTAGAATTCTTTTTTAATCTGTCAATAAGAATAGTTTTCTTGTATTGAAGATTAAAAGATTGTAGAAATTTATAGAGTTTTTCTTTTAAACTTCCGGAATCCTGGTGATGAGAAATATAGTCTTCGCTTTCATAATATTTAGAAATATTTGCCGGAATCGGAGAGGTTTTGAATACACCTTTTGTATCCGTTTCTATAATTTCAAATATTTCTTTTGATAGAAAATGATCTGTGATTTTCATAAATTATTTACTATTTAAAATGAAATTTGAAACCATTACAGTTTCAAATTTCGCTTATCTTTAATTTAAATTGGGAATATGTTTCACGTGAAACATACGACGTTTATCGGCCTAAATACACCATTAAAACGTTGATGTCTGCTGGTGAAACACCGCTTATTCTTCCGGCTTGTGCTAAAGTTTTTGGTCGAACTTTGTTCATCTTTTGTTTAGCTTCTGATGAAAGACTTGATATCTTGATATAATCAAAATCTTCAGGGATTTTTACATTCTCAAGTCTATTTAGTTTGGATACATTTTCCTTTTCCTTTTCTATATAGCCTTTATACTTGATGTTTACTTCAGCCTGTTCGCGAACTTCATCGCTATATTTTGAGGTAAAATCTCTAATCGTTTCAATTTCATCCAATTTATCTAATGTAATATTTGGTCTTGTGAGAAATTGCGAAGCTCTGTAAGCTTGATCTACAGGATTACTTTCAATACCTTCTAATATTGGATTAATCAAACCAGGTTTTAAAGAAGTTTCTCGAAGAAAGGACTCAAGTTCCTGACTTTTAGCTATTTTCTCTTCTACTTTTTGTAAACGATCATCTTTTGCCAATCCTAGTTTGTGTGCTTTTTCCGTAAGTCGAATATCTGCGTTATCCTGTCTTAAAAGGAGTCTGTATTCAGCTCTTGAAGTAAACATTCTGTATGGTTCTTCGGTACCTTTTGTGATTAAATCGTCAATTAATACCCCAATATATGCTTCATCTCTATTGAGTATAAATTCGTCATTTTCATGAACTTTATTGTGAGCATTAATACCCGCCATTAAGCCTTGTCCTGCTGCTTCTTCGTAACCTGTAGTACCGTTTATTTGCCCTGCAAAATATAAATTGTCAATTAATTTTGTTTCTAAAGTATGCTTTAGCTGAGTAGGAGGGAAGTAGTCATATTCAATAGCATAGCCTGGTCTGAAAACTTTTACGTTCTCAAATCCCGGAATGTGTTTCATTGCTTTAATTTGGATATCTTCCGGCAATGAAGAACTGAATCCGTTTACATAGATTTCTACAGTTTTCCAACCTTCGGGTTCTACAAAAAGTTGATGTCTTGTACGTTCAGCGAAACGGTTGATTTTATCTTCAATACTCGGGCAATATCGAGGACCTAAGCTTTGAATGGTACCATTAAACATTGGGCTTCTTTCAAAACCTTCTCTTAAAATATCATGTACGGTTTCGTTAGTATAAACGATATGACAACTTAGTTGTTTGGTTAGTTTTGGTGTGTCGGAGTAGCTAAATTTTTGGGGTTTTTCGTCACCTTTTTGTTCATCCATTTTAGAGTAATCAAGACTTCTACCATCCACTCTTGGAGGTGTTCCTGTCTTCATTCTTCCAGCTTCAAAACCTAAAGAAACCAATTGCTCAGTAATACCAAACGCTCTTGGTTCACCCATTCTTCCTCCACCCAATTGTTTATCTCCTACATGAATCAATCCGTTAAGGAAAGTACCGTTGGTAAGAACCACAGAGTTTGCTCTGATCTCAATTCCTAAGGAAGTCACAACGCCTACCGCTTTATTATCTTCTATAATTAAACTCTTAACCATATCTTGAAAAAAATCAAGATTAGGAGTATTTTCTAACGCATAACGCCATTCTTCTGCGAAGAGCATTCTATCATTTTGTGTTCTAGGAGACCACATTGCCGGACCTTTAGAAAGGTTCAGCATTTTAAACTGAATCGCAGATTTATCGGCAATAATTCCGGAGTATCCTCCCATAGCGTCAATCTCTCTAACGATCTGTCCTTTGGCAATTCCTCCCATTGCCGGGTTGCAACTCATCTGTCCGATTGTTTGCATATTCATTGTAACCAATAAAGTTTTTGAACCTAAATTGGCAGCAGCAGCAGCAGCTTCACAACCAGCGTGACCTGCACCAACTACAATTACGTCATATATTTCTGAAATCATTTTAATCGCTTATTTAAGCTTTAAATTTTAAAATTAGTATAAATGTTTCACGTGAAACATTGTGTCGAAATAAGGCTGTAAAGCTCTTTTAATTCGATGTTTGCAACCCTGTAATGCCTCAAATTAAACAGTTTTAAGGAAAAACCTCTAGCCCTGATTATATTTTGCAATATAAAAATCTTCTTTTCTTCGCATTTCCTGTTCCTCAGATTCTGTCTTATCTTTAAATCCACAAAGATGAAGTATACCGTGAGCCAAGACTCTTATTAATTCTTCTTCGTAAATTTTGGATAGAGTAGAAGCATTATCTGAAACGCGCTGCAAAGATACGAAAATCTCTCCGCTTATAGTTTTGCCTTTTACGCTGTCAAAAGTAATTATGTCTGTGTAGTAATCGTGCTGCAAATAATCCCGATTAATCTTTAATAAATAATCGTCATCACAGAAGACATAATTAATTTCTCCTATCTTTTTTCCTTCTGAAAGAATGATCTCTTCCAGCCATTTTGTGTATTTCCTATCTACCGTTTCTGGTAAGTTTTCGTAAAAGAACTGTATCATACTTTTTAAAACCAATGCCCTAAAATGACACTGAATATTCCTTTTTGATTATTTCTGAGTGAGTGGCTGAAATTAAATTTAATCTGTCCGAAAGGAGATTTATAACCCGCCATAATCCCGAGTGAACTGTAATTTACTTTTACTGCATCTTCGAAACTGATGTCATCCGAAATATTGGCAAAAGAGAAATTTCCACTCAGGAAAAAGTTTTTATAAAATTTAAACTGAATATCGTTTGATATCAATGCAACGTTATTGCTGTTTAATTGAGCGAAGTAAAAACCGTTAAAAGTTTTAAAATTTACGACATTCTGCTCAAAGATTCCACCTAATCTGTACTTGTAAAATTGAGGAAGATTATCGCCAAGTGTAATACCGCCGTAGAGATTAAGATGATAACTGAATTGTTTTGACAAAGGAATATTCACTCTGATATCTGCCTTTACCTGAACCACTCTTTTATCAACTTCAGACTTCAACAGATCTATTACTTTACCTTCTGCACTCAAGTAGAAACCTCTGCGGGGGAAATCTCTGTCGTTTTGCGTATCACTTTTTAAAAACACATACGGATTCAGAAATCTGTTATATCTTTTGTTGGTGCCATTCATCTCAGCTTCGAAATAATCATGGCTTAATCCTGCTCCTACCGCAAACTTATCTCGCCAGATAGATTGTATATATGCTTCGTTTCGTAGCCACTCCCAATTGTCTACAGTGATATTGTTATTTCCTTTAAGATCAAAACTCATTCCTGAAGAATAGATTCCGAAACCGGGAATATAGCCGTTATCAATAAAGTAGTTTAAATAAAATCTTGGTTTGTCACCTACAACAAAATCTAAAGCTAAATTTGAGTTCTTGAACAACAAACGTTTCGCAGAATAATTTAACAACAATCCTGTTTTGAAAATCTCATCATAATGCAAACCAAACTTTAGAAAATGTCTCGCGTCATCTTCCGTGACGTACAGTTTTAAATAGTTAATATTATTTTCTGTAACTATATCGTAGTTAATAAAACGGTAATTATTGGTTGCCACCAATTTATCGACACCTCGGTTGATACTTCCATACGTCTGCATGGATGGAAGTCTAAGTCCCATCTTTCCCAGAACGTAGTTTTTACCGTAGATTTTACTACCATTAAGATCAATGCTGTCAATTTTATAGACGTTAGAAAATATTGGATTTACGGGCTGTCTGAGGCGGTCAAACTGTCGTTTTGGCAATTCGTCAAGAATATCTGTATATTTTAAGCCTTCCACAAATCCGCTGTCAAGAATTTTCTTCTTATCATCGTAGCTTGTAGCCGTCATTCCTTTAAGATTGGGCTTTATGTTGATGTCTGTAAACTTATACTGTCGTCTTGTATCTTTCTGAATTCCGAAGTCGATAACCTGGTTTAGAATTGAAATAATATTACCAAGATCTTCTCTTTTCGAAAGATCCTGGTTAAGATCAACACCAATGACGATATCAATTCCTTGATCTTTTAGCGGTTTTGAAGGATAATTAACCGTCATAGCACCGTCAATATAAATACTGTCACCAATCTTTACAGGATCCATCAGCGACGGAAAAGCTGAGCTCGCCATGATTGACTGTACAAGATCGCCCTTCTCAAAAATCTGCATATTACCGCTTTCCAGATTGGTCGCAACGCACATAAATGGAATTGGCAATTTAGAAAAATCGTCAATCGTAGAAACATTTTTAAAAAGGTTCTTAAGAAGATAAACGTTTTTCTGACCGGAACTGATAGAAGAGGGGAGATTTACCTTTCCATTTTTTAAAGGAATTGTTAAAAGATATTTATCAACAGATTTATTAAAAAAGGTGCTTTCTGTACGCGATTTCGGATCTCTGATTAACGAATAAAAATCAGTATCCATCACGATCTTCTCAATATCTTTACCGGTATAACCCGATGCGTAAAGTCCACCAACAATGGCTCCCATACTTGTGCCGGAAATATAATCTACTTTCACGCCCAGTGAATCCAAAACTTTCAAAACTCCAACGTGCGCAAAACCTTTGGCACCACCTCCGGCTAGAGAAAGACCAATTTTAGGATTTTTTGGTATGACTAACCCTTCTTTTATCTGCGACTGGATAAAAATCAATTGAAATGCGAATAAAAAAGCAAGGAGTTTTTTCATAATTTAGTCTTTTACATAAATCCGTTTTACACGAGGCGAAATTGAAGTTAAAACTTCGTAAGTGATCGTTTTGCAATACTCTGCAAATTCCTTAAGAGTCGGTTTTGCGTTGAAAATCGTTACCTGATCTCCCTCTTTCACAGTTGGAATTCCATCTATATTGATCATCATCATATCCATACAGACGTTTCCGATAATTGGCGCTAAAGTTTTATTAACGCCTACATTTCCTGTTTCATTACCAATCAACCTGGGAATACCATCTGCGTAACCAACAGGAAGGGTCGCAATTTTGATTAAATTATCAGCCTTATACTTTCGGCTGTAACCTACAGATTCTCCTTTATTGATCATGGAAATTTGAGAAATTACCGTCTTAAAGCTTACGGTAGATTGAAGCTGTTTTTGAATATCAGCATTTGAAGATTCGCCCAACATTCCGATACCGATTCTTACCATATCATAATGATGACTGGTGTAATTTGTAATTCCCGACGAATTTAAAATATGTCTTAAAGGTTGATAACCCAGATTTTTAATTAAGTAGACTGAACTTCTTTCGAATATTTCTAATTGCATCATTGTATAGTCTTTCTCAGCAGGGATATCTGCTGATGACAAATGGCTAAAAATACTCTGAACTTTCAGATTTTTGTGTTGTAAGTTCTGGATGAGTTGGGATAGCTCATCTTCCTTAAAACCAAGACGATGCATGCCTGTTTCGAGTTTAATATGAATCGGATATTCTTTATCAAAACCAGATCTCTGAACCGTTTCATAAAACAATTCTAAAACTCTGAAACTGTAAATTTCCGGCTCCAGATTGTATTGAATGATTGCTTCGTAGCTATGCTGCTCAGGATTCATCACAATAATCGGAGTTGTAATTCCTTTTTTCCGAAGTTCTACTCCTTCGTCAGCGTAGGCAACACCCAAATAATCAATATGGTGATGTTGTAGAAACTCTGATATTTCGTAACTTCCTAATCCGTAAGCATTTGCTTTTACCATGGCCATCATTTTGGTAGATGGTTTCAGCAGAGATTTATGATAATTGATATTGTGAAGAATCGCATTGAGATTAATTTCTAAAACAGTATCGTGTTTTCTTAATTCTAAAAGATCTTTAAGTTTTTGAATTTCAAATTTTCTTGCACCTTTGAGAAGGATGATTTGATTTTCTATTTCTGTAAGATGTTTGCTATCAATTAATTCCTGAGTATTATTAAAAGTAAAAGTTGCAGACTTA
It contains:
- the mnmG gene encoding tRNA uridine-5-carboxymethylaminomethyl(34) synthesis enzyme MnmG; the encoded protein is MISEIYDVIVVGAGHAGCEAAAAAANLGSKTLLVTMNMQTIGQMSCNPAMGGIAKGQIVREIDAMGGYSGIIADKSAIQFKMLNLSKGPAMWSPRTQNDRMLFAEEWRYALENTPNLDFFQDMVKSLIIEDNKAVGVVTSLGIEIRANSVVLTNGTFLNGLIHVGDKQLGGGRMGEPRAFGITEQLVSLGFEAGRMKTGTPPRVDGRSLDYSKMDEQKGDEKPQKFSYSDTPKLTKQLSCHIVYTNETVHDILREGFERSPMFNGTIQSLGPRYCPSIEDKINRFAERTRHQLFVEPEGWKTVEIYVNGFSSSLPEDIQIKAMKHIPGFENVKVFRPGYAIEYDYFPPTQLKHTLETKLIDNLYFAGQINGTTGYEEAAGQGLMAGINAHNKVHENDEFILNRDEAYIGVLIDDLITKGTEEPYRMFTSRAEYRLLLRQDNADIRLTEKAHKLGLAKDDRLQKVEEKIAKSQELESFLRETSLKPGLINPILEGIESNPVDQAYRASQFLTRPNITLDKLDEIETIRDFTSKYSDEVREQAEVNIKYKGYIEKEKENVSKLNRLENVKIPEDFDYIKISSLSSEAKQKMNKVRPKTLAQAGRISGVSPADINVLMVYLGR
- the ybeY gene encoding rRNA maturation RNase YbeY, yielding MIQFFYENLPETVDRKYTKWLEEIILSEGKKIGEINYVFCDDDYLLKINRDYLQHDYYTDIITFDSVKGKTISGEIFVSLQRVSDNASTLSKIYEEELIRVLAHGILHLCGFKDKTESEEQEMRRKEDFYIAKYNQG
- a CDS encoding patatin-like phospholipase family protein codes for the protein MKKLLAFLFAFQLIFIQSQIKEGLVIPKNPKIGLSLAGGGAKGFAHVGVLKVLDSLGVKVDYISGTSMGAIVGGLYASGYTGKDIEKIVMDTDFYSLIRDPKSRTESTFFNKSVDKYLLTIPLKNGKVNLPSSISSGQKNVYLLKNLFKNVSTIDDFSKLPIPFMCVATNLESGNMQIFEKGDLVQSIMASSAFPSLMDPVKIGDSIYIDGAMTVNYPSKPLKDQGIDIVIGVDLNQDLSKREDLGNIISILNQVIDFGIQKDTRRQYKFTDINIKPNLKGMTATSYDDKKKILDSGFVEGLKYTDILDELPKRQFDRLRQPVNPIFSNVYKIDSIDLNGSKIYGKNYVLGKMGLRLPSMQTYGSINRGVDKLVATNNYRFINYDIVTENNINYLKLYVTEDDARHFLKFGLHYDEIFKTGLLLNYSAKRLLFKNSNLALDFVVGDKPRFYLNYFIDNGYIPGFGIYSSGMSFDLKGNNNITVDNWEWLRNEAYIQSIWRDKFAVGAGLSHDYFEAEMNGTNKRYNRFLNPYVFLKSDTQNDRDFPRRGFYLSAEGKVIDLLKSEVDKRVVQVKADIRVNIPLSKQFSYHLNLYGGITLGDNLPQFYKYRLGGIFEQNVVNFKTFNGFYFAQLNSNNVALISNDIQFKFYKNFFLSGNFSFANISDDISFEDAVKVNYSSLGIMAGYKSPFGQIKFNFSHSLRNNQKGIFSVILGHWF
- a CDS encoding phosphoglycerate kinase encodes the protein MKTISDFNFKDKKALVRVDFNVPQDDQLKITDNTRISAVKPTVDKIINDGGSVILMTHLGRPKGEVKDEFSLKHIVTEVSEVLGYEVKFVDESIGEKAEKAASDLQPGQILLLENLRFHNEEEKGDEAFAEKLSKLGDAYVNDAFGTAHRAHASTAVIANYFKSTKFFGLLMADELKAIDKVLKSGEKPVTAILGGSKVSTKITIIENILPAVDNLIIGGGMAFTFIKALGGKIGNSLVEEDKLPLALEILGKAKEHNVKVYLPSDTIIAESFSNDADRKECDIYAIPEGWMGMDAGPRSREQFNDVLLDSRTILWNGPIGVFEMSNFSAGTEALGDSIAEATKMGAFSLVGGGDSVAFVKQFGYADKVSYVSTGGGAMLESLEGLELPGIAAINK
- a CDS encoding class I SAM-dependent methyltransferase gives rise to the protein MKITDHFLSKEIFEIIETDTKGVFKTSPIPANISKYYESEDYISHHQDSGSLKEKLYKFLQSFNLQYKKTILIDRLKKNSKVLDYGCGAGEFVKFIENDFQTFGFEPDSDARKAAKSKIIKAKIIDDLDTIENGSLDAITLWHVFEHIENQDEMLEVFNSKLNEKGLLIIAVPNPTSYDAKHYKEFWAAYDVPRHIYHFSKSGMENLISKKPNWKMRKIKPLVLDSYYISMLSEKYKKSSLFWLKAVFHGTISNAKALFSNEFSSMIYIIEKK
- a CDS encoding bifunctional UDP-N-acetylmuramoyl-tripeptide:D-alanyl-D-alanine ligase/alanine racemase, with translation MKYTVNEIANITNAKVIGDKNMIINNIAFDSRIIYAIKHTAFIAINTKKNSGEKYIESVIDRGIKVVISEHHYPQYEDVTWIIVENSMQFLQNLAKYHFEQSHLKSIGITGSNGKTILKEWLYQCLWNEFPTVKSPKSFNSQIGLPLSLLQINQDHQLGIFEVGISMPEEMQVLENIFHPQIGLLTHIGTAHAANFDSEEHLIDEKIKLFKESEVIIYSSDNLLVHNKIKELYSSKKLVTYGFQDRNDVYLKTNDKDEDIVVKYFDEEISFPAHQRDEATLTNVLALITVLKEVNISNDKIIEKINALKAVEMRLEAIEGSKNNIIINDSFNLDLDSLKTALQFLNEYQKSKKSLVLTDIIGVNANSQELYEEVSEVVNEQNFANVFLIGEEITLFKNLFKSATFTFNNTQELIDSKHLTEIENQIILLKGARKFEIQKLKDLLELRKHDTVLEINLNAILHNINYHKSLLKPSTKMMAMVKANAYGLGSYEISEFLQHHHIDYLGVAYADEGVELRKKGITTPIIVMNPEQHSYEAIIQYNLEPEIYSFRVLELFYETVQRSGFDKEYPIHIKLETGMHRLGFKEDELSQLIQNLQHKNLKVQSIFSHLSSADIPAEKDYTMMQLEIFERSSVYLIKNLGYQPLRHILNSSGITNYTSHHYDMVRIGIGMLGESSNADIQKQLQSTVSFKTVISQISMINKGESVGYSRKYKADNLIKIATLPVGYADGIPRLIGNETGNVGVNKTLAPIIGNVCMDMMMINIDGIPTVKEGDQVTIFNAKPTLKEFAEYCKTITYEVLTSISPRVKRIYVKD